The DNA window AATGACCGTTCCACCGTACACGGAGACGTTGTTCTGTATTTTCACATTGTTGCCGATGGCCACATTGGACGCGACCACCACGTTCTGACCCAGATTGCACCCCTCGCCGATGACCGCGCCGGGCATGACGTGGGAGAAGTGCCAGATGCGTGTTTTGGCCCCGACTTGCGCCCCTTCGTCCACATAGCTGGATTCATGCACGAAGTAGTCAGCCATCAGTACTCCAGCGGAAGGGATACGGTCTTACCGTCACGGGCCGAAAGATAAGCCGCAATGATAACTTCAAGGCTCTTCAACCCTTCCCGGCCATCGGTTTCGGGCTCGGCAACGCCCCGCATGGTGTCGATGACGTTCTTGTAATAGAGGGGATGCCCGAAACCGTAAACCGAGGTCGTCTCGTAACTGGCCTGTCTGATCTGATCATCGTACTCACAAGGCTCGGCGAAATCCCAGGTCTCGATTGCGTTCACGGCCACGCCGCCGACCCGCACTGTACCCTTTTCACCCAGAATTGTCAGGGATCCTTCGTAATTCTTGGGGTAGGTCAGCATGGTCACGGCCATAGACCCCAAGGCTCCATTGCGCCAGCGTACGTTCATGACCCCGGTGTCCTCGACCTCGATGTCGCGCGCAAGTGTCCCGGTCATGGCCTGCACGTCGGCGATGGGACCGATGAGCCATTCCAGAAGATCCACGTAATGGCTTGCCTGATTCATGAACGCACCGCCATCCAGTTCCCAGGTTCCGCGCCATTTGGCCTGGTCGTAATAAGCCTGCGGCCTGGCCCAGAACACGTTCAGATGGGCCATGTAGACGCGCCCGAACCGCTTCTCGTCAATGGCGCGCTTAACCATCTGTAGCGTCGTGTTGCGGCGGTTCTGCTTGACCACGAAGAAGCGGACTCGGGCGTCGTCGCAAGCCCGCACCATGGCCACCCCGTCGGCCCAGCGCGTAGCCATGGGCTTTTCGGTCACGACATGCTTGCCGGCCTTGGCGCAGCGTATGACCTGGGACGGATGCAAGCCGCTTGGGGTACAGATGCAGACCATGTCGGCGTCGGAATCTGCAAGCAGCGCATCAAGGCGATCAAATCCCTGGACACCATGCTCCTCTTCCATGCGGGCCAGCACTTCCCGATCCCGGTCGCACACGGCCACCAGTTCGAGGTCCTGGCCATGCCGGGCAATGGCTTCAAAATGCTTGCCGGAAATCCGGCCACAGCCCACGACAGCCACTCTTATCTTGCGATCTAGGATTGTTGAAAACATCACACCACCTTCCAATGCGGTCATTATAAAAATTGATCTCGCGAACTGACTTGTCCCAAATCATTAGGGACTCCAGGTCCTAGGCCTTATCCCAGTTATAAGCCTGTGCTCAGCAAAACTTCCATTCTAGGCGCTGCATCAACTGCTTGACTAGAAATCCGGGTCGTTAGCCGCAATGCGAGCGGTCAAAATGAAACCACGCACATATCGCTTTGCCCCGTCGCACTTACCCCTTGTTTTGGTCAACCAAAAACAGACCTGATCTTGTTTACAGTCGCGCCCTCGTCCGTATCCTAAGTCAAATTATCAACATAATTTTTGTACGCCAAGCCAATCCCCTCCGGCAAAGTGACGCCCGGCCTCCACCCCATGCCGCTTATCCGCGTCACATCAAGTAGCTTCTGCGGCGTCCCATCCGGCTTACCCTCATCAAACACAATCTCACCATCAAAACCCACAACCTCCGCCACCATGCCCGCGAGTTCGGCGATGGTCACGTCCTCGCCGCAGCCGATGTTGATCAAGGGTGGTTCGTTGTCGCTGAAAAGCGTTTTGGTATTCCCGGCCTCGCCCACCAGAAACACGCAGGCATCTGCTAAATCGTCACTGTACAGCAATTCGCGACGCGGCGTTCCCGTTCCCCAGACTGTAAAACGTCTGTCTCCACGCACCTTGGCTTCATGCGCCTTGCGGATCAGGGCGGGCAAGACATGGCTGGTTTGCAGGTCGTAGTTATCGCCGGGGCCGTAGAGGTTGGTTGGCATGACCGCAAGGTACCGCGTGCCGTACTGGCGGTTGTAGGCCCAACACATTTCGATTCCCGCGATCTTGGCCACCGCGTAGGGGCGGTTGGTGGGCTCCAGAGGGCCGGTCAAGAGATAGGATTCGCGGATGGGCTGCGGGCATTCACGGGGATAGATGCAGCTTGAGCCCAGGAAAAGGAGGTGTTGCACCCCGGCCAGGTAGGCGCTGTGAATGACGTTCGTCTGGATGATCAGGTTGGCGTGGATGAAGTCTGCAGGGAACGTATTGTTGGCCTGGATGCCACCGACCCTGGCTGCGGCCAGGAAGACGTGGCCTGGTCGTTCTTTTTCGAAGAATGCGCGCACTGCGACCTGATCCATGAGGTCCAAGGATTCCAGACGAACTCGGCCCGCTGCCCTGAGACCAAAATCCGGCACCTTGCTGTGGGTGGTGCCAAGGATGTTTTCGAATCCCTGGGCCAGAAGGGCACACACCATGGCGCTTCCGACCATGCCGGCCGCTCCGGCCACGAGGATTTTGTCTGTTTTGTTCATTGTCATGAATCCCGCCGCCTCACTCCTGCGGCGTATTGACGCAAAACCCCGCCCGCACGCACAGCTCTTCCTTTTTCGCGTCTTCCAGGTCCGCGCGCACCATTTCGGCGACCAGTTCCCGGAAAGTGATCCTCGGCTTCCAGCCGAGCTTCTCTTTCCCCTTGGACGGATCGCCAAGCAGGGTTTCCACCTCGGTGGGGCGGAAATAGCGCGGATCTACGGCTACCACGATCTTGCCGTTGGCGGGGTTGATGCCCTTCTCGTCCACTCCTTCGCCTGAAAATTCGATGGTCATGCCCAGCTCCCTGGCTGCGGCCTGCACGAAGTCGCGCACCGAGTGCTGCTCGCCGGTGGCGATGACGTAATCGTCCGGAGAGTCCTGCTGCAGCATGAGCCACTGCATCTCCACGTAGTCCTTGGCATGGCCCCAGTCACGCAGGGCGTTCAGGTTGCCCAGATACAGGCAGTCCTGCAGGCCTAGGTAAATCCTGACCATGGCGCGGGTGATCTTGCGGGTGACGAAGGTCTCACCGCGCAGGGGCGACTCGTGGTTGAAGAGGATGCCGTTGCAGGCATACATGCCGTACGCTTCGCGGTAGTTGACCGTGATCCAGTAGGCGTAGAGCTTGGCGCAGGCGTAGGGAGAGCGCGGATAGAAAGGCGTCTTCTCGGTCTGGGGGACTTCCTGCACCAGGCCGTACAACTCGGATGTCGAAGCCTGATAAAACCGCGTCGTTTTCTCCAGCCCCAGGATTCGGATGGCCTCCAGCATGCGCAGTGTGCCCAGACCGTCCACGTTAGCCGTGTATTCCGGCGTTTCAAAGGATACCTGAACGTGGGACTGGGCGGCGAGGTTGTAGATCTCGTCGGGCCGGACCTCCTGGATGATGCGGATCAGGTTCGAAGCATCGGTCAGATCGCCGTAGTGCAGAAAAAACCTGCGGCCCTGCTCGTGAGGGTCCTGGTAGAGGTGATCGACGCGATCCGTGTTGAAGAGCGACGCCCTGCGCTTGATGCCATGTACCTCATATCCCTTGGCCAGCAGAAACTCGGCCAGATAAGCTCCATCCTGACCGGTGATGCCGGTGATGAGGGCTTTTTTCAAGGAGGCTGGTCGCGGTGCGTCACAATTCTGCATGTGTCGTTTCCTGTTTCAAGTTTTGGCTTTACCCGGCACGGGGCTAAACCACCTTCCAATACGGCCGCTGCAAAAAAATCTGTTTCGAGACCTTGAATTCATCCACCCCTATCACCATCACCCGCAACTTTCTCCGGATCTTGCCTTCGGTCAAGCGCACATACTCGCCCAGCCTGTCCGCCTTGACCTCGCCGACGATCAAAAGGTCGATGAGCCCGGAGTCCTTGCCCAGGGCGTAGTCGTCGAGGATGTAGACCGCGTGTACGTCGCCAAGATCCCGGCGGACGTCTTCGACCACGCGGTCGATGCCCAGGCTCTTTTTGACGATAGAGTGCAGTTCGGGAAAAATGGGGTGCTTGGTGTTGGCGCGGAAGAAAAGGGAGCGGCCCTGTTTTTTCTTTTCCAGATAGCCGGCTTCGGTCAGGCTATCGAGTTCTTCCTTGACGGCGTTGGGGGATACGGCGAACTCCGTTGCCAACTCCCTGAGATAGCAGGACACGTCAGGGTTGAGAAAAAGTTTGAGCAGCAATTGAATGCGTGTTTTGGATGAGAACAGTTCCGAAAGCATAGGCTTTTCGTACAGCTGTTTTGAACAATATGCAAGAAAGCGGAACCAGAAAAAGCGACTCCCCACAGATCTGGAGAGCCGCTCTCAGGGAGGATGAAAACTGGCCTGACTACTCTTTTAGCGCCTTCTTCTGGCCCACGATGACGCGATCCTTGATGGCCTCGTACTTGGCCGGTCCGATACCCTTTACCTCCTGGATCTCCTCCACCGAGGCAAAAGGATGGGCCTCGCGATACTCAACAATTTTGCCGGCGGTCACCGGCCCGATCCCGGGCAAGCTCGTGAGTTCCTCCACGGTCGCGGTGTTGATGTCGATCAGATCCTGAGCAAGGCCCGGGACGGCAAAAAAGCCCAGGAGCAAAACGCAGATCATCACTTGCAGCAATTTCTTCATCAAAATACCTCCTTATGGATTTCGGAGGATCAATGCACAAATTTCCACTGCTCCACAATATTGATTTATCAATGTACGAAACATGTCCGGCATATAGTCATAAACATATACATAATGCAGCCATGAATACAAAAAGCATAGAATGTAAAATCGAGATATATACGATCGAATACGAGCAGCGAATGCGTAAAAGCATAAAAAAAGCAGGCCCGACAAATCAGACCTGCTCCGTATCGAACATGCAAACTTGACTACAGCATTTTCAAATCCCAGTTCCAGAGGCCCTGGCGTTCCTTGACCGAGACCTTATCGGGCACTGGTTCGTGCAGACGGGTCAGGAGGGTGTACCCAGCCTTTTCCAGCTCCGCCCATTTTTCACTCAGGTCGATTTCCCAGTTGGGGAAGGTCCAGACCAGCCCGCCGTAGGTTCTTGACCAGAACTGCTCTCCCTTGGGGCTCTGGAATGGCTCTCGTTCGCGCAAATTTTCCGAACGGATGCGCGAGACGCACAGGGGATGGATGCCCTTGACCAGAATGCCCAGCGGCAACGGCGAGAGCGCGGGCAACTCCAGGAAGCCCTGACGATCCAGCTCCGGACTGACAAAGGCCCCTGCAAAACCCATGCGGGAAAGCTCCGCCAGGGCCAATGGGTTGGCCGTGTTGCACATGGGTCCGGCCCAGAAGGTCTGACGCTCGGGCTTGCCGAAAAGCCCCATCTGCCAGGGCGCGTTCAGCACGAACTGCCGGGCTCCGAGGCGGGTCATGTTGTCCAGGCACTCGGTCCAGGCCTTTTCTTCCCCAGGCCAGATCACGGGCGGAAGCCACCACCAGATGCGGCCGAAAATGTTGCGGGATATGTTCCGCTCCACTCCCGGAGTGAGCCAAACGGCCTGCTCGCTCCGATTGCCCAGACGTGCCGGCAGGCTGCGCCATACATCCATTTCCTGCGCCTTGCCCTTGCGCTTTATGGCTCTGGGCAGGATCGGGGAAAAGGTGGATTCTTTGGTCGGCCGGTCGAAAACCAGATCTTTTTTCAGATCCGTGATCAAGGCTTGCAGCTCCCGCTCCCGACGGTCCACCAGAAAGACCGGAGCACCCTGGGGAGCGGGACGCCCCTGCCCCTTGGCCAGTTCCAGGCGACCGCCCTTGGGGATGTCACGCCGGATTTTGACGGTCTGATGTCCGGCCTGATCCTCGTAACCGATGCGCAGCAGATCTCCGCCTTTGAGCGGTTCGCGCGGCGAGACGTAGGCGGCCTTGAATCCGCCCTGGACCTTGCCGACCATGTGGCCCGAAGCTGTCTGCTCCCGGTCGGCGATGGGGTTGCTGGGCCTATGTCCAAGAAAATTGTAGTGCGAGGAAGGCCGCCCCAGCGCCATTTCCAAAAGCCCGAGCGCCGCCTTGCGCTGGGCCGGGTCGTCGCCCGCGTCACGCAGCATGCGGTAGGCCGTCACCGTGTAATAGACGTAATGCGGACCCTTCTTGCGCCCCTCGATCTTCCAGGAGTCCACCTTGTCCACACCGCCCAAAGGCCGCACCAGCACGTCCAGGGACAGGTCGTCACAGGAGAAAAACGAGGTCTTCTGGCTCTTCTGCTGGTACTGACGCCGGCAGGGCTGCACGCAGCGGCCGCGCAGGCCGCTTTTGCCGCCCAGATAACTCGACCAGTAACACCGGCCCGAGACGGCATAGCACAGCGCTCCATGCACGAACACCTCAAGCCCCAACTCCTCGGGACAGCGGGCGGCGACGGCCTTGATCTCATCGACGGACAGCTCTCGGGGGAGCACCAGCCGATCCACGCCCAGCGCCAGGATTTGCGGCAATCCGGCGATGGTCCCGCCGTTGGCCAGGGTGGAAAGGTGCAGTTCGCCCTTGAACCCGGCCTGCCGGGCCAGGGCGGGCAGGCCAAGATCCTGCACGATGAGCGCGTCCGGCCCTACCTGCGTCTGCAACCGATGAATGAGACGCCCGGCCTGATCCAGCTCCGGAGTTTTGAGCAGATTGTTCATGGCCACGTGCACGCGAACGCCCTTGGCATGAGCCAACTCGGTCAGGGCCGCGAGCTCGGTCAGGGAAAAATTCTCCGCCTCCATGCGTGCGGAAAAGTTTTTCAGGCCGCAATAGATGGCGTCAGCGCCGGCTGCGATGGCGGCCAGAAAGCTGTCAATGTCACCGGCCGGTGCGAGAATTTCGATTTTTTTCTTGAGTTCCATGGGAAGACCAACGGCCCGTGGCCGAAAGTTAATATCCACAGGCGAAAGGCCCGCGGCGCTGCTGCGTATGAAAGTACTGATCAAAAGGCAGGCGAACTGATTCCGGGTAGCGTAACGGACAGGGGGGATGTCAAGGACCAATACGTGCAGGAGCGGCCGGGCGCTTGTTAACTACGCACTAAAAGCGTAAGACAATTGCTCGGCACTACCTAAGAACATGTAGGAAAACAGGACATGTAAGCACATGGGAATGACGGATCTCGTTTTCGTAGCCACAAGCCAGGACTCCCTTTTCCAGGAAACCAAGGATCATCTTGCCAAGCTCGGATACAGCAACTGCGCACGGTTTTCTTCAGGCAAGGCGGCAGTGGAGTTCATCAAATTCAATCCGGCGCGGATCATCATCGTCGACACGGAAGTCGAGGATCTGAGCATCGCCGAGTTCGTCAGCGCTCTGCGCGAAGTCCGGCAGGCCGAATATCTGCACATCCTGGTCATTTCCTCGGAGCGAGCCGAGGAGTTTGTACTTGGCGTCATCTCCGCCGGATGTTCGGGTCTGGTTCTGCGCCCCTACAACCTGACGGCCCTGGAAAAGCACATGGCCCAGTCCAGAAAACTGGTGCAAGCCCAGGACAGCGACCGCGAAACCGTGGAGCAGGCCGCAACGTTGATCGTGCAAGGCCGCTACGAGGATGCCATCGGCGACCTGACGCTTGTGGTCAATCAGGAGGACGAGCAGGCCAGCCGCCTCTTCTTCCGGGGTTGCCAGTTTCTGGTGGACAAGAAATGGTCCGACGCGATCCAGTCCTTCAACCAGTCCCTGGCCCGCAACCAGACGTTCATCAAGGCTTACGAAGGCCTTGCCCAGGCCTATCTGGGCAAGAACGACACGGACCGCTATCGCCATTACCTGCAAAAAGCGGCTGAAGAATATGCAAAACTCAACAACTTTGCCAAGGTTAAAAAAATATTTGTCGAAATCGTCAAATATGACGTCAACGCACCCAATCCTTACAATACTCTGGGCATCAGGTTGCGCCAGGAAAAACAGTACAAGGAAGCCATCCAGGCCTATTTTCAAGCCGTACAGCTTAGTCCCAAAGACGAAAACATTCACTACAACATGGCCAAAGCCTATTTCTGCGATGCGCAACCTGCAAACGCTCTGGAATGCATCAAACTCGCGTTGGGCCTATCCCCGGAACATCTCGAAGCGCTCAAGATGTACCGCCTGCTGACCGGCGTTTCCTGGGAAGACAATTCAAACGCCCCCTTTCAACCACCCAAGGGGATGTGAGTCATGGCCAAGTTCAGCACCTGCGCAATTTGCGGAAAACTGGTCGATATCGATCAGGAGTCCCACACCCTGTTTCATTGTCGCAACTTTCTGCTTCGCTCCTTTTACGGTGAAAAGAACGAACACCGCCGCGCACGCCTGCAGGAACGCATCGACACCCTGAACGCCCGCATGCGCGTCAAGGGCAACAACCTGCTCGATACCTGACCGCTCCACCATCGATCACCACTGCTACTTCCCGGAATTTCCCGCTCCCTGCGGCCATGCCAGCCCGTCCAGCGGGCCCAGGGCCTCAAGGACGCTTACGGTCGTCTCCTCCAGAAACATGGCTCCGCTTCCGGGCGGACAGGCGTAGGAGTAAATCTTTCCGTCCAGGAAAAACCGCAGGGTATGGGCATGCAAGTACATGCGATCCGGCCACTGAGGGACAATGGGATGGTAGAGGACGTCGCCCAGAACAGGCGCGCCCAGGCTCTTCATGGCCACGCGCAGCTGGTGCGTGCGTCCGGTCATGGGCTTCAAAACAAAAAGACGCAGGCCAGGACGCACGGCCCAGCTCAAAAACCGCGTCCGTGCCGGACGCTCCATGGTCCGGGCCAGCTTCCAGCTGCCCCGCCGCGAGCGGATCATGTCGCCCTGGATCAGGCCCTGCTTCTTGCGCGGGGCAAGGTCCGACAGGGCGATATAGTATTTCTGCACAGCCCGCTCGCGGAACAGCCCGGCCAGAATCCCGGCCCACGCCCGACTCCTGGCCAGGAGCAGCAACCCGGAGGTGGCCTTGTCCAGGCGGTGGACCGGAAAGATCCTCTCCCCCAACCGGTCCCGGACCAGGCTGCACAGCCCCGGCTGGCCGTCGCAATCATGGAAATCAAGCCCCGGATCCTTGTGCACGACAAAAAAACCGCGCTCTTGGGCGATCACGTCAAATCCCGGCATCACGATCACCACTTCTTCTTGGTCTTGTTCTTACGGCCCTTCGGGGGGTATTTGGAGCGGTGCTCGTCGTAGCGGTAATAAGGCTCCGCCAGATCAAGGTTCAAGGTCACCGGCCCGCCCAGAAGGACCCGCAGATGACGCGGCAGCACCACCGCGCTGCGCCAGCCACGGTCCAGATAGAAATAGATCTTGCGATCCAGATCGAAGTACACCCCGACATCGGGATAATAGTGGTAGCGGTACTTGTTGCGATACCCATGGGCTGGGGCGTGGTCTGGCGGACCCTGATGCTGCGGGGGCGCGACGGGTGCGATGACGCAGCCCTGAATCACGAAAAGCGTGAGTGCGAGCAACAGCCAGTTGTTGAGCCTCATAAACACCTCCTGACGTTATCGTTTGCACACTTCACTTCTTGAAGTTTGCCATTATGTCCTCTAATCAGTAAACACTTGTTTTCTCAAATTGACGTGAATGCTTTACGCCTGCCCCATCTCCAACACGAGGAGCCTTCATATGGATTGTTTCAGCGGAAAACTCTGGCACCACCTGCCTTCCAAGGAAATTCTGGAAGTTTTTCAGGTCGATCCGGACAAAGGACTGGACACGCTGCAGGTCAAGTGGCGGACGGACGAATTCGGACCCAACTCCCTGACCGCACGCCGGGGCAAAACCAAGCTCGAACGCTTCCTGCTCCAGTTTCACCAGCCACTGGTCTATATCCTCATCGCGGCCGGAATAATCACTGCGACCCTGGGTGAAGTGGTGGATTCGGGAGTCATCGTCGGTGTGGTCCTGGTCAATGCCATTGTCGGCTACATCCAGGAGGCCAAGGCGGCCGGAGCGTTGGAAGCGCTTGCAAATTCAATGATAACCGAAGCTGTGGTCATTCGTTCCGGCTCCACCAAGCGCGTGGCCGCATCCGAACTTGTCCCCGGAGATATCGTGGTCCTGCGCTCGGGCGACAAGGTTCCCGCCGACCTGCGCCTCTTTTCCATCAAGGATCTGCGCGTGGACGAATCGGCCCTGACCGGCGAATCCGTGCCCGTGGGCAAATCAACGGACCTCCTGCCGCAGGATGCTGTCCTCGGCGACCGCCGCAACATGGCCTACGCATCCACGCTCATCACCTACGGCCAGGCCATGGGCGTGGTCGTGAGCACCGGCGACTGCACTGAAATCGGCCGCATCTCGACCATGGTCTCCGAAGCCGATGACCTGGCCACTCCCCTGACCCGCAAGATCACAAGCTTCAGCCATATCCTGCTTTGGGCCATCCTGGGTCTGGCCGCCCTGACTTTCCTGGCGGGCGTCCTGCGCGGCGAAAAAGCCGCCGACATGTTCATGGCCGCCGTGGCCCTGGCCGTTGGTGCCATTCCCGAAGGCCTGCCTGCGGCCGTGACCGTCATCCTGGCCATGGGCGTCTCGCGCATGGCCTCGCGCGGCGCCATCATCCGCAAGCTCCCGGCCGTGGAAACCCTGGGCGGGGCTTCGGTCATCTGCTCGGACAAGACCGGCACCCTGACCGAAAACCAGATGACCGTCACCGCCATCTTCGCCGGACGCTCATCCCATGAAGTCAGCGGAACGGGCTACCGGCCCGAGGGCAAGGTCGAAGGCTTTGACGATGAGAACCAAGCCCTTCGTACCACGCTCCTGGCCGGCCTGCTCTGCAACGACACCCGCATCGAATATCTGGAGAACGGGGAAAAAGTCATCGGCGACCCCACTGAAGCGGCGCTCATCGTGGCCGCCGGCAAGGGCGGCCTCGACCTTGAAACGGAATCCAAAAACCTGCGCCGAATCGACACCCTGCCCTTCGAATCCGAACACCAATACATGGCCACCCTGCACGACCAGGGCGCGGACACGCCCCGCCTGGCCTTCTTCAAGGGCTCGGTTGAAACCGTGCTCGACCGGGCGGCCATGGAGCTTCAGGCCGACGGCACTCTCAAGCCCCTGGATCCTGAAGCCATTCGCAATGAAGTCGAACGCTTTGGCATCGAAGGCATGCGCGTGCTGGGCATCGCCTGCAAGGAACTGCCCGCAGAAAAGTCTTCGCTGGGTCACGAGGACGTGTCCTCCGACCTGATCTTCCTCGGCCTCACGGCCATGATCGACCCGCCGCGCCCCGAGGCCATCAAGGCCGTACAGGCCTTCCACCGCGCCGGGGTCAACGTGAAGATGATCACCGGCGACCACGCGGTCACCGCAGCGGCCATCGGCGTTCAACTGGGCCTTGGCATAGAGACCTGCCCCGGCCACCCGACCTGCCAGGTCATGAGCGGTTCGGAAATGGCCCGCATGTCCGATGAAGAGTTGATCGCCAAGGCCGCCGACACCGCCGTCTTCGCCCGCGTCGCGCCGGATCAGAAGCTGCGCCTGGTAATGGCCCTGCAAAGCCGGGGCGAGGTCGTGGCCATGACCGGCGACGGCGTCAACGACGCACCGGCCCTGAAGCAGGCCGACATCGGCGTGGCCATGGGCAGAGGCGGCACCGAGGCGGCCAAGGAAGCCTCGGACATGATCCTGACCGACGACAACTTCGCCACCATCGAAGCGGCCGTGGAAGAAGGACGGGGCGTGTATGACAACCTGCTTAAATTCATCGTCTGGACCCTGCCGACCAACGTCGGTGAAGGCTTGGTCATCCTCACCGCCATCCTGCTCGGAGTGGCCCTGCCAATCCTGCCGGTGCAGATCCTGTGGATCAACATGACCACGGCCGGATGCCTCGGCCTCATGCTCGCCTTCGAGCCCAAGGAGCCGGGCATCATGGACCGCGACCCGCGCGACCCGCGCATGCCCATTCTGGATACGGAGTTATACATCCGCATCCTGCTCGTGGGCGGGATTCTGCTCATCGCCGCCTTCGGCCTCTACGAATGGGAGCTGTGGACCACCGGCGTGCAGGAACAGGCACGCACCGTGGCCGTCAACGTCTTCGTCATGGTCGAGGCCTTCTACCTCTTCAACAGCCGCTCCTTCACCCGTTCCCCCTTTGCCCTGGGCCTGGGGACAAACCCGTGGGTAGTCGCCGGATTCGGGATCATGGTGCTCCTGCAGCTCGCCTTCACCTACGTCCCGTTCATGAACGTCCTGTTCGGCAGTGCACCCATCGGTCTGTTGCCCTGGCTCAAGATCATCGGGGTATCGATCCTGGCCTTTATCGTCATCGAGGTCGAAAAATGGCTCCGCAACCGCCCCGCACGGGTCGAAGAAGCATAAACCGGGGAGGCAGGCCTCCTCTTTCATCCCAGATGCCCGATCCGCCCCAAAGCGGGTCGGGCATCACTCATAATGATTGACCACGGGGCGACCATGGGCCACAAGTCCGCCTTTCACCACCATCAAGGGAACAAGAGATGAGCAATACCTACGCAATCATCGGAGCCGGGCTGGCCGGATGCGAAGCCGCCTGGCAACTGGCCGAGGCCGGAGGCAACGTCGTCCTCTATGAGATGAAGCCCAACCGCTTCTCCCCCGCGCATCAGAGCGAGGGTTTGGCCGAACTGGTCTGCTCCAACTCCTTTCGCTCGGCGGAGCCTGAAACCGGCATCGGCCTTTTGAAACTCGAAATGGCCGAGCTTGGCAGTCTGGTCATGGATGTTGCCAAAGGGGTTGAAGTGCCTGCCGGAAAAGCGTTGGCCGTGGACCGGGACCTCTTCTCCCGCGAAATGACCAGGCGCATCGCGGCGCACCCGCGCATCACCCTGGTGCGCCGCGAAATCACAAGCCTGGCGGAACTCGACGCCGAGGGGTACGCAGCCCTGATCGTCACCGCCGGCCCCCTGGCCAGCGACGCCCTGTCCTCGGACCTGGCACGCATCGTCGGCCAGGATTCACTGGCCTTTTACGACGCCATCGCCCCCATCGTGCTCACGGAATCCGTGGACATGAACGTGGCCTTCTGGGCCTCGCGCTACGCCCCCGAAGACAAGGATTACCTCAATTGCCCCATGAGCGAGGAAGAATATCTGGCCTTCGTGCGCGCCCTGGTGGCCGGAGAAAAGGTTGCTCCAAGGGAGTTCGAGAAGGAGATCCACTTCGAGGGCTGCCTGCCCATCGAAGTCATGGCCGAGCGCGGGGAAATGACCCTGGCTTTTGGCCCGTTAAAACCCGTGGGCCTCATCGATCCGCGCACCGGCAGACAGCCTCATGCCGTGGTGCAGCTGCGCGCCGAAAACCGGGAAAAGACAGCCATGAACATGGTCGGCTTCCAGACCAAACTCAAATACGGCGAGCAGAAACGCATCTTCGCAACGATCCCCGGCCTTGAAAACGCCGAATTCCTGCGCATGGGCAGCATCCATCGCAACACCTACGTGCTGGCCCCGGAAGTCCTGACCCCGACCCTTGAACTGCGGGCCAGACCGGGCACATATCTGGCCGGTCAGATCAGCGGCGTGGAAGGATACCTGGAATCCGCCGCCACGGGTCTGTGGCTGGGGCTTTTCCTGGCAGGCAGGCGGGAGCTTCCCCCGGTGGAGACGGCCATGGGCGCGCTGCTCGGGCACCTGCGCACCCCGGCCAAGCATTTCCAGCCTTCCAACGTCCACTTCGGACTCATGCCTG is part of the Deltaproteobacteria bacterium HGW-Deltaproteobacteria-18 genome and encodes:
- a CDS encoding methylenetetrahydrofolate--tRNA-(uracil(54)-C(5))-methyltransferase (FADH(2)-oxidizing) TrmFO → MSNTYAIIGAGLAGCEAAWQLAEAGGNVVLYEMKPNRFSPAHQSEGLAELVCSNSFRSAEPETGIGLLKLEMAELGSLVMDVAKGVEVPAGKALAVDRDLFSREMTRRIAAHPRITLVRREITSLAELDAEGYAALIVTAGPLASDALSSDLARIVGQDSLAFYDAIAPIVLTESVDMNVAFWASRYAPEDKDYLNCPMSEEEYLAFVRALVAGEKVAPREFEKEIHFEGCLPIEVMAERGEMTLAFGPLKPVGLIDPRTGRQPHAVVQLRAENREKTAMNMVGFQTKLKYGEQKRIFATIPGLENAEFLRMGSIHRNTYVLAPEVLTPTLELRARPGTYLAGQISGVEGYLESAATGLWLGLFLAGRRELPPVETAMGALLGHLRTPAKHFQPSNVHFGLMPALNRKAPKKKRKELYAQRAREAWKRWIDGDGE
- a CDS encoding carbonate dehydratase, whose amino-acid sequence is MDCFSGKLWHHLPSKEILEVFQVDPDKGLDTLQVKWRTDEFGPNSLTARRGKTKLERFLLQFHQPLVYILIAAGIITATLGEVVDSGVIVGVVLVNAIVGYIQEAKAAGALEALANSMITEAVVIRSGSTKRVAASELVPGDIVVLRSGDKVPADLRLFSIKDLRVDESALTGESVPVGKSTDLLPQDAVLGDRRNMAYASTLITYGQAMGVVVSTGDCTEIGRISTMVSEADDLATPLTRKITSFSHILLWAILGLAALTFLAGVLRGEKAADMFMAAVALAVGAIPEGLPAAVTVILAMGVSRMASRGAIIRKLPAVETLGGASVICSDKTGTLTENQMTVTAIFAGRSSHEVSGTGYRPEGKVEGFDDENQALRTTLLAGLLCNDTRIEYLENGEKVIGDPTEAALIVAAGKGGLDLETESKNLRRIDTLPFESEHQYMATLHDQGADTPRLAFFKGSVETVLDRAAMELQADGTLKPLDPEAIRNEVERFGIEGMRVLGIACKELPAEKSSLGHEDVSSDLIFLGLTAMIDPPRPEAIKAVQAFHRAGVNVKMITGDHAVTAAAIGVQLGLGIETCPGHPTCQVMSGSEMARMSDEELIAKAADTAVFARVAPDQKLRLVMALQSRGEVVAMTGDGVNDAPALKQADIGVAMGRGGTEAAKEASDMILTDDNFATIEAAVEEGRGVYDNLLKFIVWTLPTNVGEGLVILTAILLGVALPILPVQILWINMTTAGCLGLMLAFEPKEPGIMDRDPRDPRMPILDTELYIRILLVGGILLIAAFGLYEWELWTTGVQEQARTVAVNVFVMVEAFYLFNSRSFTRSPFALGLGTNPWVVAGFGIMVLLQLAFTYVPFMNVLFGSAPIGLLPWLKIIGVSILAFIVIEVEKWLRNRPARVEEA